In Sphingobacterium sp. lm-10, one DNA window encodes the following:
- a CDS encoding carboxypeptidase regulatory-like domain-containing protein, with product MRYYLVSILIFLGLISSGQAQITSSTISGRATDQNGNSMAGVSILVRNDGTGSSYTSTTNADGRYTIANLNPGGPYTLQATFIGFSTDVIAHANLSLGLSNYHFVLQEESAVIDDVVVYGRANQNIRGGTRINEKQIKVMPSISRSLQDFTRTTPQSSNNSFMGTNFRYNNVTLDGAINNDAIGFSPSLGGQGNTSGQPGSSTRTNPVSLDAIQDIQVYLAPFDVKIGNFLGGSINAVTRSGSNEVTGSVYVFGRNATITGRNRAGDDSRLPSSFYEYQTGFRLGFPIIKNKLFFFTNQEITRRQDPVILAAGSADMPIINLEQARQITDYMASRYNLDAGEYGDYNTFSRSNKFFNRVDWIINDKHNLSVRNNTIFSQATNLERDQQNFRFGSIDFRQVNNQNSTVAELKSHFNSTMSNSFLLGYSSIHDYRSPSSDAALPQIEISSAGGTIFLGTDREASIFDLKQRTFELTNNFTWIKDNHHFTFGTHNEFYNINYGFVNSWNGRVNYGSVDDFLNNRPDRVRTNFNYLDNTRDNIIDNPPAQFRVNLYSLYAQDDIQIGQRLHLSPGIRFDMAQMPDKPSLSPKTTESPIDPQYGTTFTYTQPSAIRNQFLGQVQVSPRLGFNYDVLGNQQLVMRGGTGVFTGRIPFAWLGYAYYNNGDSYGAFDRRYTYSGNNIVTPVTGSDPIRDAMTGVGAAGFVQNQGVNPNDVTGATQVDLIDNNFKMPQAWRSHLAFDYLTEDRWKFTLEGIYTRVISDLQFTYVNLRDNPIYLPYDTDRQQPIYRPVDGSQAINPLYTNAYLLSNTNQGYRYSLTGQVSKSFTHGLDIMTAYTYGQSKDNTNGIRNSMESNWQFNQSLNPNNPTLAYSNFDVRHRIVSTLNYRTDWNGAGKMLSNFSLFFNAQSGLPYILGFVNRTINGTAQNIGLAYIPSIDETRMFFAQTDEGRAQSAAFDAYINGDSYLSGRRGRFTERNGARTPWNYQADFRFSQDFNIMREGKRTQTITFTYDIINVTNLLSRNWGIQYFSPNTFNSTSSVGLTPVAGQVGSATAYPLYTFNESNVTDYSIDFFASRWQMQFGLRYSF from the coding sequence CAGGAAGAATCTGCTGTGATCGATGATGTAGTGGTATATGGTCGAGCCAATCAGAATATTAGAGGCGGTACACGAATAAATGAGAAACAGATCAAGGTGATGCCATCCATCAGCCGTAGTTTACAAGATTTCACACGTACGACCCCGCAAAGTTCAAATAACTCGTTTATGGGTACCAATTTTAGGTATAATAATGTCACATTAGATGGAGCTATTAATAATGATGCGATTGGTTTCAGTCCGTCGCTAGGAGGGCAGGGCAATACCTCTGGCCAACCAGGAAGCAGCACGCGGACAAATCCTGTTTCGCTGGATGCAATACAAGATATTCAAGTTTATTTAGCGCCTTTCGACGTAAAGATTGGAAATTTTTTAGGTGGAAGTATCAACGCAGTGACGCGGAGCGGTAGCAATGAGGTTACCGGATCTGTATACGTTTTTGGAAGAAATGCCACTATCACAGGAAGAAATCGAGCAGGTGATGACTCCAGATTACCTTCTTCTTTTTACGAATATCAGACTGGCTTTCGATTAGGTTTCCCGATTATAAAGAACAAATTATTCTTCTTTACTAATCAAGAGATCACCCGCAGGCAGGATCCTGTGATTTTGGCAGCTGGTTCAGCAGATATGCCGATTATCAACTTAGAACAAGCAAGACAAATTACCGATTATATGGCCTCTAGGTATAATCTAGATGCTGGAGAATATGGAGATTACAATACCTTTTCTCGGTCCAACAAGTTCTTTAACCGGGTAGACTGGATCATCAACGACAAGCATAATTTGTCGGTGCGCAACAATACGATCTTCTCGCAAGCCACCAACTTGGAGCGCGATCAGCAAAACTTCCGTTTTGGAAGTATCGATTTCCGCCAGGTGAATAATCAAAATTCCACGGTGGCAGAGTTGAAAAGCCATTTTAATAGCACGATGTCTAATAGTTTTTTGCTTGGCTATTCTAGCATTCATGATTACAGAAGTCCGTCTTCTGATGCTGCTTTGCCACAAATTGAAATATCTTCTGCTGGCGGTACGATCTTTTTGGGTACGGATAGAGAGGCCAGTATTTTTGATTTGAAACAGCGTACTTTTGAATTAACGAACAATTTTACTTGGATCAAAGACAATCATCATTTTACCTTTGGTACGCATAATGAGTTTTACAATATCAATTATGGCTTTGTGAATTCATGGAATGGACGTGTAAATTACGGGAGCGTCGATGATTTTTTAAACAATCGTCCTGATCGTGTCCGAACTAATTTCAATTACCTAGACAATACCAGAGATAATATCATCGATAATCCGCCAGCTCAGTTTCGCGTTAATCTATATAGCCTTTATGCACAAGATGATATACAGATCGGTCAACGCCTACACCTATCTCCAGGTATACGTTTTGATATGGCACAAATGCCAGACAAACCTAGCCTAAGTCCAAAAACAACCGAATCTCCGATCGATCCGCAATATGGCACTACATTTACCTATACACAACCGAGTGCTATTCGCAATCAATTCCTTGGTCAGGTGCAGGTATCGCCACGTTTAGGGTTTAATTACGATGTACTGGGCAATCAGCAATTAGTCATGCGCGGGGGTACAGGTGTTTTTACCGGAAGAATCCCATTTGCTTGGCTAGGGTACGCTTATTATAACAATGGGGATAGCTACGGCGCATTTGATAGAAGATATACGTATTCCGGCAATAATATTGTAACGCCAGTTACTGGTTCTGATCCAATTCGTGACGCCATGACAGGAGTGGGGGCAGCGGGATTTGTCCAGAATCAAGGAGTGAACCCTAACGATGTGACGGGTGCTACGCAAGTGGATTTGATTGATAACAATTTCAAGATGCCACAAGCCTGGAGAAGTCATCTGGCCTTCGACTACTTAACAGAAGATCGTTGGAAGTTTACATTAGAAGGTATTTATACTAGGGTGATCAGCGATTTGCAATTCACGTACGTCAATCTGCGGGATAATCCTATTTATTTACCCTACGATACAGACCGACAGCAACCTATTTACCGTCCGGTAGACGGTTCGCAGGCCATCAATCCATTGTATACTAATGCTTATTTATTGTCCAATACAAACCAAGGATATCGGTATAGCTTAACAGGGCAGGTTTCTAAAAGCTTTACACATGGCTTGGATATCATGACAGCCTACACGTACGGACAGTCCAAAGACAATACCAATGGTATCCGTAATTCTATGGAATCTAACTGGCAGTTTAATCAATCTCTTAATCCAAATAATCCGACGCTGGCTTATTCCAATTTCGATGTTCGCCACCGCATCGTGAGTACGTTGAATTATAGGACAGATTGGAATGGTGCTGGAAAGATGCTGTCTAACTTTTCCTTGTTTTTCAATGCACAATCTGGATTGCCGTACATACTAGGATTTGTGAATCGGACGATCAATGGAACTGCTCAAAACATTGGCTTGGCTTACATTCCCTCTATTGATGAGACCAGAATGTTCTTTGCACAGACAGACGAGGGCAGAGCGCAATCCGCCGCATTCGATGCTTATATAAATGGCGATAGCTACCTAAGCGGCAGACGGGGGAGGTTTACAGAACGGAACGGCGCGCGTACGCCATGGAACTATCAAGCAGATTTTAGATTCTCGCAAGACTTCAATATTATGCGCGAAGGCAAGCGTACACAAACCATCACATTCACGTACGATATCATCAACGTGACAAACCTATTGTCTAGAAATTGGGGTATCCAATATTTTTCGCCCAATACGTTTAACTCCACCTCGAGCGTAGGACTTACTCCTGTTGCAGGACAGGTAGGGTCTGCGACAGCTTATCCTTTATATACATTTAACGAAAGCAACGTGACTGATTATTCCATAGATTTCTTCGCATCACGTTGGCAAATGCAATTCGGGTTGCGATACAGTTTTTAA